Proteins co-encoded in one Juglans regia cultivar Chandler chromosome 16, Walnut 2.0, whole genome shotgun sequence genomic window:
- the LOC109007567 gene encoding 50S ribosomal protein L9, translated as MAYMQYGRNALRKIITDTSLQSSDRMLNPLLYASQGLRYRKLEVILTTSIGKLGKAGETVKVAPGYFRNHLMPKLLAVPNIEKYAFLVREQRKIYQPEEEEKEVKVVKESKEDKMKEYEKAARRLDKSKLVLRSLINVDKFRSRATKDEPIELRSPVTKDDIIAEVERQLSVQIGPENLHLPSPLTTFGEFEVPLRLPKSIPLPEGKVQWTLDVKIRGKGK; from the exons ATGGCTTATATGCAATATGGAAGAAATGCTCTTCGGAAGATTATTACAGACACTAGCCTACAAAGCTCTGATCGTATGCTGAATCCCTTGCTATATGCTTCTCAAGGGCTTCGATATAGGAAGTTAGAAGTCATTCTAACAACG AGCATAGGGAAGCTTGGGAAAGCAGGTGAGACAGTGAAAGTTGCTCCAGGATATTTCCGCAACCACCTTATGCCTAAGTTGCTGGCGGTCCCAAATATTGAGAAATATGCTTTTCTTGTCAGGGAACAGCGCAAG ATCTACCAACCTGAGGAGGAAGAAAAGGAAGTTAAAGTGGTTAAAGAGTCTAAGGAAGATAAGATGAAAGAATATGAGAAGGCAGCAAGACGTCTAGATAAATCTAAACTG GTATTGCGGAGTTTGATCAATGTGGATAAATTTCGTTCACGTGCCACAAAAGATGAGCCTATAGAATTGCGTTCCCCTGTAACAAAGGATGATATCATAGCTGAG GTGGAAAGGCAGCTTTCTGTGCAAATTGGGCCTGAAAACCTGCATCTACCTTCTCCTTTGACTACTTTTGGTGAGTTTGAGGTGCCACTACGCTTGCCGAAGTCTATCCCATTGCCGGAGGGGAAGGTTCAGTGGACTCTAGATGTTAAAATCCGGGGGAAGGGTAAATAA